Genomic DNA from Oncorhynchus mykiss isolate Arlee chromosome 2, USDA_OmykA_1.1, whole genome shotgun sequence:
CATGATTTGATTGACATTTGTGTTTTGTGCAGAGAGCATGGATGCAGGTGATGACCAGAACACGGGCTCTACCAATGGGAATGCTCCGTCTGCTGGGAACACCCGCCCTCCCCAGATAGCCCACATGTCTCTGTATGAGAGGCAAGCTGTGCAGGTGATTTTATTTTAAGAAGCCTGCTGCATGAATCATTATCTTTGATAACAGGGTGACTGTCTGCACTGAATGTTGAACGACTAGCCTTGTCTAGGAATGGCCAGTCAAGAAGAGCATGTGCATACTGGAGGGTTGCTGGTATAaaatcctagatgccattgcctgCAGTTGTGCCctagagcaaggcacttaacccccccccccccccacacaacaACAGCTCCCCGGGCGCCCAGTGttgcagccccccgcacctctccagAAAATACCTGTACGTGTGTCTTTCGTAGTGGTTAGGTTAAAAGCGGAAGTCAATTTTCCTTTGGACCTTGTGTGTATTTGAACAATGAAGTGATGTTAATCTTAATGCATATGATGTTGAGGATGATGTACTCTCTAGGCCCTTCAGGCGCTGCAGAGACAGCCGAACGCAGCCCAGTACTTCCAGCAGCTCATGCTGCAGCAGCAAATCAACAGTGCCCAGCAGCTTCACAACCTGGCTGCTGTGCAACAGGTAATAATAACACAATAATAACGGGTAGCACAACGGCTAATAGCACAATGAAAGGTAACAGAACAGGTAATAAGACTAATGGGTAACAGCTAATAACACAGTAGCAGGTAACAACAGGTAATAACACtattataccatggcattgttgaatacttgtttctgattggcttgaatggcattctagagcatgcattatttccctataacaCACTGTAGAATTCAATGGCTGTAGTTCATTCTTGCATGTTCtgttgagctgcttttgaaagcaaaagttgaATTGAAAGCATTGGTATTGTTGAATTCGATGTTCATAGTAGCAAGCTAGGTATGATgttttggttagctaaactagcaaatTTGTTTGTTTTACTAAGACaactgtagctatctagtaaacttgctagctacttcagtggatgttgaacacatttctaccggcAAATTAACACATGTCTAGCagtaaatgtgttaaattatagccatggtataaaagggataatcaactcaggactttgcgttctctggaaaataatgcaacccCATGGAAGGTCAGTTCCACTTCGCTAGCGCAtcgtggaacacaccttccacgtcattcattattttccatagaacgcatCACCCGTCGTTAGTTATCCCTTACATAACAGGTTAGTTCTCCCACAATAACACTAAGCAGAGGAATGCACTGCCACAACGTTCAAAGTTTTTACTTTCTCTTGACCTCTTTCATTTTGTGTTTCTCTCTCAGGCCACCCTCGCTGCTAGTCGCCAGTCCAACTCTCccaaccacagtgtctcccaagcAACCACCACTGTAAGTTTCACAGTCAATAATTCAAATAAAACGTGGCAAGCGCTGTTATCCTTAATTGCAGTTTCTTAGCTTCTTTCTTTGAGATTCCTGACATATGGCAGCGTCAACATTTTCCCTCTTGTCACAGGTCAATCTGAGCACCACCTCTGGGGGAGGGACCATGACCAATCCCCGCCCCCTCGGCCCTGCCACGTCAGTGACATCATCAGCTCTCAGCCAATCAGTGCTGCTGGGTGGGAACTCAGCCGGACAGGGCCAGATGTACCTGAGAGTGAGTTGAACGAGGAGAATACTTTTTTTGTCAATTGAGAAGAAGCCTCTTTATATTCAATAACCTCTGACCTATGAGCCCACAGGTCAACCGCTCCCTCAGGGCACCCCTCGCAGCCTCCCAGCTCATCTTCATGCCTGGTGGCACAGCAACGGCTGCTGTAGCGACAGTTGCACAGCAACAGCCtcagcaacaacagcagcaacaggAAGTCCATCCCACCTCCAATGCCCAATCCGACAATGACCAGGTAGTAACCACTTCCTGTTatgaaaagcaattttttttcaGTCAACTTTTGTCTGTAATTAAGATTTTGCACAGATAATATTGTTTCTAATTGTTTgccttattttctctctccctctacttacTCTCTCAGGTGCAGAACCTGGCTCTCCATTGTATCTCCACTCCCAGAGTGGCCGCAGTGAAAACTGAGTTTCCAGACAGGAGAGACGCAGGTGAAAGGACTTATCTTTGCCTCCAATATGCAGACACAATTCTTTATCAATTTGTGTGCCACTAAGATGCAAAGAACTGTCTCTCTCATTCCAACTTTAAACATGctttaaactctctctctctccctctatcagccAACTATTCTTttagtcaacaacaacaacagcattctcagcagcaacagcagcagttcTCTCAGAACACCCAGCAGCAACAGCAACATATGGCCAACAAACTGACTAGCTACACTCATCCCACTGCTCTCCCCAGTATAAATGTCAAGACTGGAAACCAGCTGAATATGGCCCCAACCGCTGCCACCTCAGTTCCTGCCTCCcccacgctccctctctcccagctccTCATCTCCCCCTCAGGCCTTTGTCAGGCCCGGGCGGTAACCACAGTTACCCCTGCTGCCACGGTAACGCACATCCTAGTCCCCACCTCCAACGTTCCTACTTCCTCCCAGGGCTACCCCATAGGTTCAGTCGCTCCCAAAACTAACATCAACACCCAGACCTTGGTGGTGCAGCCACTGCAGCAGTCCAACACTAACATGGACAAGGTGAGCCACAGCTCTGGCCCTGTGCACATACAGCCCAAAACCTCACAGGGTCACCGCTTACCTGTCCAGCTGCCCCCACGCCACCCTCCACCTATCCTCCCGGCTCCGCCCAATACGGGGTGCCATCACCCGCCCCATGTCCCAGTCCAGCTGGTGGGAGCTAGGCAGGGCTCAGTAGGAAACTCCCAGGCTTTGGCACAGGCCCGAAGCTGCTGCCCCCAGGACAACGGCACTGCTATAGCCTCTACTGGAGGGAACACCACGGTAACCCTCTTAGATACTaaaagagatgtgtgtgtgtgtgtgtgtgtgttaataaaaACGTGTCTCTTCCTGTTGCATCAGGCAAAGCCTGCAATTGGCTCATTGAAGAGGAAGTCGGAAACTGATGCAACCAATGAGATGGCAGTCGAACTTTCCCAACTTTGCTGTCCACCAATGAGAGATTCTGCCCCTCCTCTATCTCCTGCCCCCACGTTGGACTCAGGTAAGATGTCTGAAGACATAATGTATGTTCTTGTTTAGTTGAATCCTATCTAAGGTTGGCGATCGCTTGATACAAGGATTTAAGGTTAAGTTGTAAAACTTAGATTCATATTTGATaaattcatgtttgttttttgAATGAATAGTGTAAAAACTGACATTTCACCCACATTCTTTTCTACCCTGGttccctcacttcctctctctccttttctccagcTCCTAAAGTGGTGCcagccttctcctctccccccaccctgtctctgcctctgcccctgtctcGGGGCGTGGGGGGTCAGATAGACAGAGCCCCTCTGCCCCAGGCGGTGGTCAAACCTCAGGTCCTCACCCACCTCATAGAGGGTTTTGTCATCCAGGAGGGAGCTGAGCCTTTCCCTGTGAGTTCACATACCTGGCTAGCACCTGCTTACCATGGATCAGGAGAGGAGATGTGGTTTTGTTTGCACAGAACTTTGCTTTAGGGCCAGATCATATTCTTCTCTAACACCCAAACTTGACATCGATTGACAGGTGACTGGGCCAGTGAAGGAGCCTCTAGCCATGGGTGTTCAACAGGCTGACAATGGAGGCCCTGCAGGTTAGTGGGTGGTATATTTTCTACCTTCCTTAAAGAATGCACTCCATACCAGCTAACTAATGCACCAGcctttattttgatttgattctgcCTCTGATCCAGTTGTCTGTGAGAGGTTGCAGTACTATAGCTTGATTCTGTACAGTAGTTGTCATCCCTAGcataggaggctggtgggatgagctatAAGAGGATGGAATCATTGTAATGTGTTTGACaacgttccatttattccattccagccattacaatgagcccatcctcctatagctcctcccaccagcctcctctgacccCTAGTCATCTCTGTACTAACAGTCTGACTCTCTCCTCACCAGTGTTGAAGTGCGAGTACTGTGAGAGCTTGGCTCCAGCCAGCCAGTTCAGGGGCTCCAAGAGATTCTGCTCCAAGACCTGCGCTAAGAGGTACCCTAGCCACCTCACCTGTCTTCTCACTATATCACACACCTCTCTGACCAGAACAGGTCTACACTTTAAAGTCAGCACTGTTGACATCACATTTTTGTCCTGGGTGCAGCCAACACTATTGACTCCTTGTGCTTTGTCCACTCTCCTCCAGATACAATGTGAGCTGCAGTCATCACTTCCAGGTCAGTAGGGGGCGAGCTTCTGCACGGCCGCCCGGTCCTCCCGTTCCCCCAGAAAACATTGTCAGACGCAGGGGTCCTCGCAGGAGTAGCTCGGAGATCGCCTGCGCTAAAATAGCCGGCAGACATTTGCCTGTCAAGGAGGTAAAGTGGATGTTTCTGATCCATGAAATGGAAATGTTGTTGTTTACTCTCCTCCTGTTTCAAGTTTGAATGTCACatacacaagtacagtgaaaatAGTTTCTAACCAGCTCTAACCCCAACactgcagtaatcaataacaatgtaacacTAAAACTAAAAAGGTAGAACTGAAACACACCAGATAGAAGAACATgataaagtaagtaagcatactatactgaacaaaaatataaacccaacatgtaaagtgttggtcccatgtttcatgagctgaaataaaagatcccagaaacttTCCATACcctcaaaaagcttatttctctcaattttttggcacacatttgtttatattcctgttagtgagcatttctcccttgccaagataatccatccacctgacaggtgtggcatgtcaagaagctgattaaacagcattatcattacactggtgcactttgtgctggggacaataaaaggccactctaaaatgtttagttttgtaacacaacacaatagacgtcacaagttttgagggagtgtgcaattggcatgctgattgcagaaatgtccaccagaactgtttccagataatttaatattaatttctgtaccataaaccgcctccaactttgttttagagaatttggcagaatgTTGAGTGGTcagctgatgtcaacattgtgaacagagtaccccatggtggggttatgctatgggcaggcataagctacggacaataaacacaattgcattttattgatggcaatttgaattcacaaaaatacagtgatgagatcctgaggacatttttttgttgttgctatctTTGGCCAAAAGATGCTTATCTGTACTCCCAGTAGGGAAATCCATAGATGAGGACCTAATGAAGTTATTTCAGTTgcctgatttcctcatatgaactgtaactcagtaaaatcaatgaaattgttgcatgatgtgtttatagttttcttcagtgtgtatgtataatatacatacatacatacatacatacagggtcagttccagtaccatatttaaaCTGCAGGCCTACATGTATGACGCTCTTCTCTCTATGATTGGCTGTAGTGTCGTTCTGAGTCCAGTCGCTCAGAGGATGTGTCCAGCTGTgacggagaggaggaggaggaagattcCCCATCACTCTCCCCtagctcctccctctcctgccctAGGCCCGCCCACTGTGATCCCCATTTGGATGACTCAGCTCAAGGCAGCCTTCCATTGGACGAGGCCAACTTCCTGTCTGGGAGCCCCGCCCATTGGGGTGTGGAGGAGGTCTGCAGGTTCATCTCTTCACTACAAGGTCAGTACTCATTCATTAACAGTCAATGAAGTAAACAATGAATTAAGAGTTTTCATAGTAGGGGAATCTGTAAAAATGGAACCCATGGCCATCTGGTCAATTagatcagggtttcccaaactgggTCCTGGGGGCACGTTTTGGGTTTTTCCCTagcattacacagctgattcaaagccTGAGATGATGAGTTGCTTATTTGAATCAGCTTCGTAGTGCTTGGGCAAAAACCTAAATGTGCATccaggggggccccaggacccAGTTTAGGTAACCTTGAATTAGATCAAAGAAACCAAGAGTTCTGGTTTGCCCATAACCCACGCCAAAGTGTATTTTAGGTCGATGTTCATTGCTAGTGAGCAGTCCCTTTTCATAGCgcattcactctctctcctcccctcccaggTTGTGAGGACCTGGCTGCCCAGTTCCTGTCACAGGAGATTGACGGACAGGCCCTGCTGCTACTCAGAGAAGAACACCTAATCTCCACCATGAACATCAAACTAGGACCCGCCCTCAAGATCTGTGCCTTCATCAACAGCCTACGAGACTgacgggggagggaggaggaaaaggggTTTCAATGAACTTGAAACTGGGACCAACACTAAAGACTTGTATTAGTGACATTCAAGCCTGAGACCAAGACTGAAAGGGAGGGGAAAATGGGGTTTGATTTTTATCATAAACATCAATCATTTTAGAGACTAGATGAAGAGAAGGGGGTTAAATATAGGTAAGAGGGGAAATAATTAGAATATGCTTTGACTTTACTGGACATTGATTGTGCAAAAAATCTGTTATGAGTGAGAGATGAGCATCAGATAGTCTGTCTTTAGAGTTCATGTTTGTGAGGTAAACTGACAAAGTATGGGtgagttcgtgtgtgtgtgtgtctgtcaggagAAACATATACTCATTTGACACTGCAAACGTGGTCACCTACAGTAAccgtggctagctagctaggacaGTTCAAGTTGCCTTTTTCTACATTTCAACGGTGCTATAACCATAGTGTTATTATTGAAAATGGTCCATTTCACTTTTCTTTCTACAAAGTGGATTTGTAATGTTAATGTAGATGCCAGGCTCTAATCAAGTGTATGAAAGGACATTGAAGAGCTTTAACAAATCGTTTTTTTATGTCACCAGATATGACTCTTTTATAGCTTTGATCTTTTGTACTACAATCAAAGTTATTATTTTGGTGTGGAAGTTTTTCATGGAGGGGGATGTAGTGAGTATTAGTAACTGACTGAACTACCTGAATATGGGTATTTGTCCTGAGAGGGGAGATACTCTGTGTATGCAGTACTACCAATAAACACCTGTTACTGGAACTATGCTCTGAGTGTTGTTTGTAAATGGCTGCTACAGACTGTCAGGGCTATTCAACTCCGGTCCTGGAGGGCTGAAAcacttctgtttttgtttctacttggtagttaattgcactcacctggtgtcccaggtctgaaccAGTCCCTTATTAGGAGAGGATGAAAACTAGAAATGTTTCAGCTCTCCGGGACCagaattacactgaacaaaaatacaaacacaacatgtaaaatcttggtcccatgtttcatgagctgaaataaaagatcccagaaatgttctgtaTGCACAAaaagaaaaaaatgtttatatccctgttaatgagcatttctcctttgccaagataatccatccacctgacaggtgtggcatatcaagaaactgattaaacagcatggtcgtTACCCAGGTTTGCCTTGTGCTGGCAACTCCAAAcggtgcagttttgtcacacaacagaatgccacagacatctcaagttttgagggagtatgcaattgacatgctgactgtaggaatgtccaccagagctgttagcAAATAATGTAAATTGCTCTGCCATAAACAGCCTCCAATGTCGCTGTAGGCGAGCAGTTTGctaatgtcaacattgtgaacggACTgttccatggtggcggtggggttatggtatgagcaaGCATAAACTAtgaacaacaaacacaattgcattttatcaattggcaatttgaatgcacaaataTACAGcaatgagatcctgaggcccattgtcaggcccatttttttaaaggtatctgtaacCAATAAATGCATATCTTTATTCCTTGTCAATTAacatccataaattagggcctaatgaatttatttatattgactaatttcctcatatgaactgtttttgttcagtataattagcCCTGACTCTATGGTGGTATTTCAATTACTTGTAGGGTTCTCACTGTGCAATGTTACAATCATTCAAGGCCAAACTCCTGTAACACCTGGCTTGTAGAAAAGCATTAAGTAGAAGTAGAAAAAAATGACAACAGAATTCAAAAGACAAAAACAGCCACTGGCACAGAGTACTCCTGACCAATTCAGATGAGAAAAAGCATCACTGTGAACGGTTTTAATTGACATTGGTAAACTTCTATCTTGATTCACATTGTGGAAAGTGTGCAAATGACGTGACTTCAGATGTGCTCATTTACAGTAGAACATCAACCACTGAACTCTGACCTTCCATATAGCTTGTATCAAATATCCCACTCATGCCATTTACCATAGAACAAAAAATTGTCACAGTTCCAGTCTGCTTAAGGGTGGCACCATGGCATTAGCGGCTGAGTCTGGTCTTCTTAATTTCATTGATTGTTTATGAACCAGAAAAAAGGAGTGACAGATTTCGCTTTTTTTTCCGGGAGGTTTCATGATCACATGACCTGACCAGAACAAACTGGAGGCGCAACCAGGGTCCTGAGTTTTTCCTGTTCACCTTACGTGGTCAGGAGAACTCTGGTCCTACTTATGAGACAGGCGTATTTAAAGCTAGAATCAttagttgctacatacatttttggacttaaaaTGATAAATGAAGTGTCACAAAACAACTTATAAACACCTTATAAATCTCTTATGAAGCCTGGTGTCTCCACCCATGTGTTCTTTCAGTCCCTCAAATCACAACAAAAATAATGATTTCTAGTCATATATTATTACTCCTATTACACAATCATTTTGAAGACGAGATTTGTAAACCTTCATAAACAGCAGTGATGGGCAACTCAAGTCCTCGGGAGCCGGAGTGGTGTCACTTTTCCCCATCCCCATTCCTAGTGATTAAACTAaatgcattctaaactgaagatcctgattagttgattattggagtcggATACGTTAGCTGGGGCTAGGACACAAGTGTGGcaccaatcaggcccctgaggactggagttgcccatccctgatatacagtatatacactaccgttcaaacgtttggggtcacttagaaatgtccttgttttttaaataaaacatttttttgtccattaaaaaaacataaaattgatcagaaatacagtgtagacattgttaatattgtaaatgactattgtagatggaaacggctgatttctagtggaatatctacataggcgtacataggcctattatcagcaaccatcactcctgtgttccaatggcacgttgtggtAGCTGATCCAAGTTTatccttttaaaaggctaattgatcattagaaaacccttttgcaattatgttagcacagctgaaaactgttgttctgattaaagaagcaatacaactggccttctttagactagttgagtatctggagcatcagcatttgtgggtttgtttgcaggcttaaaatggccagataaaaaaaactgtcttctgaaactcgtcagtctattcttgttctgagaaatgaaggctattccatgcgagaaattgccaagaaactgaagatcgcATACAACGCTGTGAACTgctcccttcacaaaacagcacatactggttctaaccagaatataaagaggagtgggaggccccggtgcacaacagagcaagaggacaagtacattagagtgtctagtttgagaaacagacgcatcacaagtcctcaactggcagcttcattaaatagtacccgcaaaacaccagtctcaacgtcaacagtgaagaggcgactccgggatgctggccttctaaacagagttgcaaagaaaaagtcatatctcagactggccaataaaagattaagatgggcaaaagaacactggacagaagaagattggaaaaaagtgacagacgaatctaagtttgaggtgttcggatcacaaagaagaacatttgtgagatgcagaaaaaatgaaaagatgctggaggagtgcttgatgccATCTGTCAAGAATGGTGGAGggaatgtgatggtctgggggtgctttggtggtggtaaagtgggagatttgtacagggtaaaagggatcttgaagaaggaagactatcactccattttgcaacgccatgccataccctgtggacggcgcttaattggagccaatttcctcctacaacaggacaatgacccaaagaccctccaaactatgcaataactatttagggaagaagcagtcagctggtattctgtctataatggagtggcctgcatagtcaccggatctcaaccctattgagctgttgtgggagcagcttgaccgtatggtacattagaagtgcccatcaagccaatccaagttgtgggaggtgcttcagggaGCATAGGGTAAAATCTTTTCAGATtgcctcaacaaattgacaactagaatgccaaaggtctgcaaggctgcaaatgaaggattctttgacgaaagcaaagtttgaaggacacaactacctgacctgatgactccttgctgtcccaaaTCCATCTgtccatgctgctgctccagtttcaactgttctgcctgcggctatggaaccctgacctgttcaccggacctgctaccttgtcccagacctgctgttataaactctctagagacagcaggagtggtagagatactcttaatgatcggctatgaaaagccaactgacatttactcctgaggtgctgacctgttacaccctctacaaccactgtgattattattatctgaccctgctggtcatctacaaacatttgaacatcttggccatgttctgttataatctccacccggcacagccagaagaggactggccacccctcatagcctggttcctctctaggttacttcctaggttctggcctttctggggagtttttcctagccaccatgcttctacacctgcattgcttgctgtttggggttttaggctggatttttgtacagcactttgtgacataagctgatataagaagggcttcataaatacatttaaaaaatcataaaaaataaattattatttataaccttgtcaaagTCTTGACTATaattcctattcattttgcaactcatt
This window encodes:
- the LOC110537299 gene encoding polyhomeotic-like protein 1, whose translation is MDAGDDQNTGSTNGNAPSAGNTRPPQIAHMSLYERQAVQALQALQRQPNAAQYFQQLMLQQQINSAQQLHNLAAVQQATLAASRQSNSPNHSVSQATTTVNLSTTSGGGTMTNPRPLGPATSVTSSALSQSVLLGGNSAGQGQMYLRVNRSLRAPLAASQLIFMPGGTATAAVATVAQQQPQQQQQQQEVHPTSNAQSDNDQVQNLALHCISTPRVAAVKTEFPDRRDAANYSFSQQQQQHSQQQQQQFSQNTQQQQQHMANKLTSYTHPTALPSINVKTGNQLNMAPTAATSVPASPTLPLSQLLISPSGLCQARAVTTVTPAATVTHILVPTSNVPTSSQGYPIGSVAPKTNINTQTLVVQPLQQSNTNMDKVSHSSGPVHIQPKTSQGHRLPVQLPPRHPPPILPAPPNTGCHHPPHVPVQLVGARQGSVGNSQALAQARSCCPQDNGTAIASTGGNTTAKPAIGSLKRKSETDATNEMAVELSQLCCPPMRDSAPPLSPAPTLDSAPKVVPAFSSPPTLSLPLPLSRGVGGQIDRAPLPQAVVKPQVLTHLIEGFVIQEGAEPFPVTGPVKEPLAMGVQQADNGGPAVLKCEYCESLAPASQFRGSKRFCSKTCAKRYNVSCSHHFQVSRGRASARPPGPPVPPENIVRRRGPRRSSSEIACAKIAGRHLPVKECRSESSRSEDVSSCDGEEEEEDSPSLSPSSSLSCPRPAHCDPHLDDSAQGSLPLDEANFLSGSPAHWGVEEVCRFISSLQGCEDLAAQFLSQEIDGQALLLLREEHLISTMNIKLGPALKICAFINSLRD